DNA sequence from the Caretta caretta isolate rCarCar2 chromosome 23, rCarCar1.hap1, whole genome shotgun sequence genome:
CCACCCCCATtgtccccccccagccagggaggGGCTCACAGGGGTTTGGCCCATCAAAGCAGAAGCACGTTGGTCCAGTTAATGCAGCTTTAATGTCGGCCTCTGGCTCGCTGCCCTGGCTGGCCCTGCCCCAGTTCAGCCAGACCCCAAGCCGGCGGGGGGGTGATTTACAGGGGGGTGTAGATCAGGACTGGGCGTGCCGTGCTGTGCCAGaccctggtgggggtggggcgcgCACACAGAGCTGCTGTGAAGGTCTGTACATCAGCTTCAGAGCCATATGTATAAACCCAATTGCACCCGCTCCCCCCACACATCTGATTGGGCCGTGCTCCGCCCCACCGGCGGGCTCCTGGGCTGGAAGGGCCCCCCAGATGCTGCCTCAGCTAGGAGCAGCAGGTGGCCCCAGCATGCCTAACCCTAGCCCTTCATGCTGTAGGGTGGCGGCACTCGGAGCTCCATCCATTTGGGAGTCAGGGCAACCATGGGTgtgtgcaggaatttaaatttgaccccttTTGTGCCTTCCCAGGAGCttgctctcccctcctccccacgaGGCCCTGGGAGGAGCTTactgccctcccccaccaggcCCCGGGAGGAgcttgctttccccctccccgacAGGAGCtcaatcttccctccctccacagaCCTAGGGCCAGAGAAGTTCTGGGCCCCTGATGATTATGGGGGTGCATGCCCCTGAGGGCAACTAAACAAGCCTCCCCAACCCACGTGTGACTGGGAAAACGCTGCTCACGGCCCCGAGGCCCTGCTGGAGGCGGGGCTGCATGGGGACTGACAGCCCCAGGGAGAATGGCCCCAGATgcttggggcagagggggtgggtCACAAGTGAATGGAGAACCCCTGTGGGCCCTGCCCAGGCACCCCTCAGGGCCTCATGCCCACAgcggctccctggggcagggcctcGCTCCAGGGTGGTGGAATCCCCAGAGGTGCTTGCCCAGCCCTGGCCTCACAGTACTCCCATTAGCATCAACATGGCTGGGAGACGGACCCTCTGGATGGCCAAGGGAGTCACAGGAAGCcacagggcagggaggaggcccgagagggctggagcagcagggagtggggacagcAGAGGTGGGAGTCGGAGCAGTGGAATAAATGAGGGGGTTTCAAGTGGGTTCTGCAGGGAGCAGTTCTAACCCTGACACTGTTGGACATTGTCAGCAATGAGCTGGAACTAACCATACCATTGCTGCAGAGACAGCGTACGGCACAGATCAGTGGAGCGGTGAATAGTGAGCACAGGGCCGTCAGCCAGCGTGAGCTAGGCCCATTCAAACATGCGTCTAACCCAGCCAACTACAGTTCTACATGAGGGATCAAGAGACGCCAGCCACCCCTACCGCACAGGGGGCTGTGTCCTGGCAAGCAGGGACTCTGAAGGGGATTGAGGGGTCACAGTgaacaagcaactcaacatgagctcccatggTGATGCTGGTGccaagaacggccagactgggtcagacccatggtcctgctagcccagcatcctgtctctgaccatggcttgtgccagatgcttcatacagaacagggcaattatggagtgatccttCCCTGTCATCCATTTCCAGCttgtggcagtcagaggctagggatacctaGAGTATGGGCTTGCATCCCTGAtgatcttggctaacagccattgatggatctgtcctccaggaacttatctcatgcttttttgaacccagttatacttttggccttcacaccatctcatggcactgagttccacaggttgactctgccttgtgtgaagaagtattttgttttaaacttgctgcctattagtttcaccgggtgaccccaggttcttgtgttatgtgaagggacaaataattccttagtcactttcttcacaccGTTATATAGACGTCtctcatctccccccttagtcttctcttttccagtctGAACAGTctcaatcttttaaatctctcctcatacggaagctgtcccagacccttaatcattttggttgcccttcttgGTACCttctccaattctaatatatcttaaGATGGGGCAACTAGAACTGCCCGCAGCATTCAAGgggtggacataccatggatttatatagaggcaatatgatatttactgtcttattatctctcccttgcctaaggattcccaacattctgttagcttttttgacaccCGTTGCACattgactggatgttttcagagaactatccatgatgactccaagatctctttcttgagtggtaacagctaatttagaccccatcattttgtatgtatagttgggattatgtttccaacgtgcattactttgcatttatcaacattgagtttcatcttccattttgttgcccagtctccccattttgtgagatccctttgtaactcttcacagtctcctttggatttaactatctggagtattttgtatcatctgaaaaattTGCTACCTCActattttacccctttttccagatcatttatgaatatgttgaacagccctgatcccagtacagacccttgggagacaccactatttaccggCTCTCTcatctgtgaaaactgaccatttattcctattctttgttttctgtcttttaaccagtccattccctttttcttttaacCAGTCCATTCCCAGGTCcattcccttttatcccatgacagcttattttgcttagagtctttggtgagggaccttgtcaaaagtttTCTGAGAGTCCAAGTAAACTATATCCACGAAATCATCTTTGTCCTCATGTTTGTTGACTTCCTCAAAGAATTCAAAtagattggggaggcatgatttccctttacaaaagccatgttgattcttcccaaATAAATCGCGTTTATctacgtgtctgataattctgcttactatagtttcaaccaatttgcctggtactgaagttaggcttagtGGTCTGTATTTGCCAGCATTGCCTCtggaccctttttaaaaattggagtcacattagctatcctcctggtcatctggcacagaggctgatttaagtgataggttacataccacggttagtatttctgcaatttcatatttgaattccttcagaccTCTTGGGTAAATACCGTCTGGTCCTGAAGACttgttactgtttaatttaccaattttttccaaaacctcctctatcaatcactcaatctgggacagtgcctcagatctgtcacctaaaaagaatggcttgttTCTGTTTTCCTTAGTAGGATCCAAcgtccaatttttaaaggatgtctcttcgtctctaaccacctcttttacacTCTTGTTTAGCCATGGCAGAATTTCTTCCCCATCAGGGGTATACATTTAGTGTGAGCCTCTATTAGGGTACTTTAAAGTTCTCAGAACCAAGCACAGTCTGTTTAGCTGATCCCAGAGAAGACTGAAAAGTGACTCAATCACAGCAACTTCAGAGAAGCCAAACTAGGTACTAAAGGGCACTTTAATCTAATGGAGAAAAGCAGAACAAGAATCAATGGCTACAAGTTGGAACCTGACACATTCCAGTTAGAAATTAGGCATAAATATTCCCCAGTGGAACAAACTCTCCAgggcagtggtggattctccacctccTGATCTCTCCCAGTACAACCTGGCTGCCTTTTGGGAAGAAAACTTCAGCCAAGCACAAGCGACTGGGTCCCTACAGGGGTAACTTGGAGGCAGCTCCCTGGCCTGTGATAAAGCAGGTCAGACTATTTGATCTAATGGGcacgtctggccttggaatcggaGAGAAATACAGGTTCTCCCACTGGAGTATCGTCAGCCTCTCTCGTATGCACAGCAGCCAGCCGCACAGGCCCCGGCAGCAGGCTTCATGCGAAGGGCTGCACGACAGCACAGCTGCATCCCCAGCCCACTGGGGTTCTCTGGCTCGGCCACACACCTCCAAGCTGCCCCATTGATTGGAAAGCTTTTCCCCCCTTCAGCCTCATGCCGACATAGCAAACAGCCGGAGATGAGTGGcggagaaccagggcctgtgtggGGAACTTACACGGCACAAGCTGAGCTGAGGCGTAGCTGAGGTAGCGGGGGGCAGAGGGACGTCTTTGGGGAGAGGCCTGTGAGTGAAGGGCACAGAGTGGGGCTCAGCTCTCAGCCTCgttccccactccctggctgaaTGGGGGCTGGGCACCAAGCCCCATGGGTAAGGAGGACAGCAGCATCATAGGGCCTATTGTACTGGTACCAGGAGTGCTGCCAGACTGTGGAGGAAGCTGGGCCCTGCACCTTCTTGGCCTGGACCTCTGTGGAAGTGCCCAGGCTCCAGTTAGGGTGAAGCCCCCAGAACCTCACCGCTGGGGGTCACCGAGCCGACTGGCCGCAATGCATGCTGGGACCCAAAGTCTCCATGGGCTGCATGTCCATATCTTGAAGGATTCTCTCGCTGTATGCCCATTAGGTGGGGCTGGCAAGTAGGTGCGCCTGGGCCCAGCGATTCCCACAGGAACACAGCTGCTCAGAGACTGGGCCAGGAAATGACCGCTCCCCCCGCAGCTTCCCCCAGCCAgggcaccgggtcaggctggagcccacaGGGTTGGGGAGGAGCAGGGTGGCACCTGGTCTGGCACAGGAGGCTGCCCCCGCCACACTCACCCACCCTCGGGTTTTCCCAAGGGACAGACTGTTTAGTTTGGTTAGAGACCAATTTGaatttgttcccccctccccctgcagtcaCGCATACCAGTCTCTGACGCGGATGAGCCAAGGACGGGGCCCGACTGAATCCAGGGTGAGACCCAGCTCCCACCAACGCTCTTACCCCCCCACAGTGCACGCCAAAGccatgatttccccccccccacccatcccaccTCTCTGCCAGCAGGACATCCACCCTGCCCAGCTGGCTCCCTGGCAGCCCTACCCCCCCCGGTCCTCACAGCCCCCAGGGGCCAATTGACCAAGTCCTTGGAAGAAGGGAGCACTTCCCAGCAGGGGAGAATCCCAACAGCAGAACCCCATGTTCCCCCCAGCCCCTAAGTtcatcaggtgccagctgcattcccagcagcagcagcagatgagccgTGTGCTGGTGCATTAGACCTTCTTCCGCTGAGGCCTCACCCTGGGGAATAgctgagggaggaaggagagagagagagagagagagagtgagcttCACCACAGCAGTGCCCTCCCAGCGACCGCGGCGCCacgagcttccccacagcagtggctATTGGGCAGTCGTGGTCAGAAGCCTGCCAGTGTTCAAGGGTCCACAGCTCCACCAGGAAGTCTGCCCATACCCCAGATCCTGGCTGGAACTGGGACTCCAGGGACTGGCCGGCTCCCAGCTGTGGAACCGCTAAGTGAAACTGACATTCTTCTCTGTTTCATGGCTGCTATTCAGGGAATAGCTCtgaattcttgtcagtttcacaacTCTGTTTCAGGAACACCATATTCTGGTCTTTCTCAAACCAATTTTTCAGGGATCTCTGGTTCGCCAGGGAATTTTGGTAAATTTATTTTCTGAATCGGAACCAAGCAAATTAGAAAACACCAAAGCTTCAGGACAACTGAAATCCCCGAGTCTCGGGCCAAACACACACCAGCACAGCTAGGTCCATCGGGGGGGCGTAAAAAAACCACACCGGCCAGTGACCCAGctatgctggcaatgcccctagttTGTAGACAGCATTGTCGAGGAAGGCTCAGGCAGGTTCAGCTTCTGGGGTTCGGGGATGTGGTGTTCCTAAGGCAACAGAACTCCTCCTATTGTCAGCATACGCTGCGTCTGCACTAGGGGCTCTGCTGCCATAGCACAGGTCCGCAAAGTGTGCgacgcaccccctgggggtgtgtGGAGGAACACCCAGGGGGTGCAGCGGGgtctgggccagcccccatgggggcggggaggaggggagggagtgctACCCAACCCTGCTCTGCTaccagctctgatccagccctgcctccagccacgtccctggctcccagccccacccctggccctcgGCTCCCTGCCCCACGGCAGCCCCCAGCCAGGGCCAAGGCTGGGAGTGGAGACACACCTGGCTGCCGGCCTCCACCgtagcctggctgcagctccactcctacccccagcctcggcccctaGCCACAGCCGCACTCCTGGCCCCTGACTcgcccccagccttgcccccttAACTCAGGCCACGTCCCCCCGCCCCAAGCCGCAGCcccagcccgagctctgggagaCTGGAGGCATGGACGGGGTAAGGAGGGTgcaaccctcaaaagtttggggaccactgtgctGTAggctttgcagtgaagacacagcctaGATCAGGTCTGCTCCCAGGTGGTTCCAGCCCGGCCcgtcctcctccagccccagcccctcccaccccggtGAGCTCAGGGCAGGGCTCACCCCAAAGTAGTTCTTGGGCACGTAGCCCTCCTGGCCATAGAGCGAGGCCCACCACCAGTCCAGCTCCTCCTGGCTGTCGCGCCGCAGCACGGTGACCGGCTCCCCCTCGCGGAAGGACAGCTCGTCGCTGAACTCAGCGCTGTAGTCCCACAGAGCATACAGCACCCCGTTGTTCagcagccccatgttctgctccacATCTGCAACAACAGCCCGGCCGGGCCGCGGGGGGGGCGTGAGCCAGACACCACCACGGGGATGGGGGGAGGCGCACGAGCGAACCAGCTGCCgccacggggggtgggggagggaagagaacgAACCAGCTGCCACAGGCTTGGGAGGCATAGGGATCAGCCAGCAACCCCAGGGGAGGCCCAAGTCCCTCAGTGGAATAACCCAGCCTCCTGGCCCCACCAGCCACCCGGCGATTCCTTCCCCCATAGAAGTGCCCTTCCCCCCAGAGTGGTCAAGCCCCAGGCCTCTCCCCACGCCACAAAGCTGCCCccatgtcacggagtccctgggcgatgctctggaactgctccctacgaagccagtcaggactctggggaagtcgcctttctgtgagcagcctgtctgcaggacacacagctcacacagcttccaccttcctggatctgacctcggagcattcagcctcctctacccctccgtgcgcttcccacagcgagtcgcCCAGGCGGGcttctggggaagccagagggtcctgcaccccaactccgcagtcagacgtgactctcagccagccagtaaaacagaaggtttattagacgacaggaacatggtctaacacagagcttgtaggtgcagagaacaggacccctcagctgggtccattttgggggccagtgagccagacaaccacgtctgcacttcactccatgtccccagccagccccaaactgaaactctctccagcccctcctcccctgggctttgtccctgtcccgagcaaggaggtcacctgattcctttgttctccaaccctttagctctcaccttgcaggggggaagggcccaggccatcagttgccaggaaacagggtgtcggccattctctgtgtccagatccctgcacacacctgccctctagggctctgcaatggtcatacacccttaccccaccacctagatacttaagaactgcatgggggaaactaaggcacccccacactgttcagaggaaacattaagaacagtcccgcttcgtcacatccCACCCCGCCCCTATGAGGTTGACCCCCGCCCGTCCCCCGCTCCTCCCCATGGTGGCCCCCCCTCACCGGCCAAGTAGTTGAAGCACTCGCTGTAGCCCTCCCGGTAGGGGTCGCACTTCTCGAGGGCCATGCTGCCGTCGCTGAAGGTGGTGGTGAAGATGGCGGCTCCGTGCCGGATGAGGGCCATGCAGATGGCTGTGTCGTTGCAAGAGGCGGCACAGTGCAGGGGAgtcctgggggcaggagggacaaGCTGACaggcacccagggcagtggggggctctgCTGGGACCATCAGCGTCTGCCTGCACCAGGGGGCACGACGGCAACCTGGGGCAGGCAGCACCTGGGACAGGGAGGGACCCCAGCCACGCACACAGTACCCGCCCACCCACCCGCCTCAACCCTGCCCGGGCCCACGGGGAGCACGAGGGCACAAGGCTGGGCCTGGCATGCTgcaagggaggggcagggccagggtgcAGAGCTGGGCATCAGGCACTGGGTGATAGGGGGGCATGGGGGCTAGAGCAGCACAGCTGCTCTGAGGTGCCAGGGCTGtgcagcaggagctcgagggcagGGATGTGGCTGCACATAGGATGAGGGCACTGGGATGCTGGGGCAATGCTGGCAGGTACGGGGCTGCATGACAGGGGGCCACAGGGCAGCGCTGGCAGGCACGGGGGTAGGCACCGGGACACAGGGTGCAGGGCAGCACTGGCAGGCATGGGGCTGAGTGGCGAAGGGCCACAGGGCAGTGCTGGGAGGCGCGGGGCTAGACACTGAGACGCAGGGTGCCAGGGCCGCATGGCGGGCACAGGACTAGGCACTGGGACGCAGGGGGCCGGGGCCGCATGGTGGGCACCAGTGGGCACAAGACTGCATGGTGGGTGCTGACAGGCACACGAGCGCAGGTCGGCTGCCAGCGGCTGCATGGGCGGGCGCTCACCATCCGTGGCTGTCCATGGAGTTGACGTTGGCGCCCACGCTGATGAGGAAGTCGACGATGTTGTGGTTGGCCCCGCAGATTGCGTTGTGCAGAGCTGTGATGCCCTCATCGTTGGGCTGGCTCGGGTCGTTGAGCTGCAGGCCAGAGCGGGTGAACTTAGAAAACGCTGCCAACCGCCTGTCCCAGGGttgtgccccctgctccccccccgcaCACCGGGCCCGTCCCAGGGGCTGTGTCCATCCTGATCCACCAGAACATGGCAGGACACTCGCCATCTCCCTGACCACTGTTGACAAAGGAGCCAGAGCAGCCGCCCAGGGGCCTGCCGGCTGTGGGGTACAGGGATGTGCTGGGCCTGCCCATGGGGGGCCCCTTGGCTGAGTCCCGCGGGGATCACGGGCTGACGGGGCAGCAGCTTTCGCTCACCAGTCGCAGGGGCTGGAGTCCGTGTCTAGCTGGCCAGGCCCCAGCCGGACGAAGGGGACAGGGCAGCCTGGGGGTGCACCGGCCCCCGGCCATTGCCTCCTGCCCAGTCCGCGCTCAGCAGAGGATTCCAGGCCATGCCTGTCTCCagaggggcagggcggggcggggcagcagCCTCACCTCGTTCACTGCCTGCTGCACCACGTCCAGCTCGCCCGTCAGGGCCGCgtccagcagcagcaccagggggtTGAGCTGCACCCGTTTCCCCAGCCGCCGCCTCGGGGACGAGACCTTGCGCAGCGCCGAGCGCTTCTCCTGCAGGCACGCAAGGGGCAAGGTcacggtgtgggcgggaggggtCGCAGCTCGGGCTGTGCCGGCGAGCGGGGAGGCCAGTTCTGGgagttgcgggggtgggggggaccagcTGACAACTCCATGGGTACaccagggaggttgggggggccctgtcctggggctgtggggaggggctggctgaCAACTCCATGGCTGTACTTACAGAGCTGGGCATTGAGgtgccggggctgggggggtggaggggggaaggcgTTTGTCTGAGAGCTCCATGGTGCACttagagggctgggagccagggtgccggggctggggtggggaaggggtctggCTGACAGCTCCTCGGTGCACTCACAGGGCTGGGCGTCGGGGTGCCACGGCTGGGCATCGGGGTGCTGGGGGCATGTCGGGCTAACAGCTCTATGGTGCACTTACAGGGCTGGGCGTCAGggtgcggggctggggcggggaaggggtctGGCTGACAGCTCCTCAGTGCACTTACAGGGCTGGGCGTCAGGGTGCCGGGGCAGGGGTCTGGCTGACAGCTCCTCGGTGCACTTACAGGGCCGGGCGTCAGGGTGCCGGGGCTGGGCGTCGGGGTGCCGGGGCTGGGGTCTGGCTGATAGCTCCTCGGTGCACTTACAGGGCCGGGCGTCGGGGTGCCGGGGCTGGGCGTCGGggtgccagggctggggtctggcTGACAGCTCCTCGGTGCACTTACAGGGCTGGGCGTCGGGGTGCCGGGGCTGGGCGTCGGggtgccagggctggggtctggcTGACAGCTCCTCGGTGCACTTACAGGGCTGGGCGTCGGGGTGCCGGGGCTGGGCGTCGGGGTGCCGGGGCTCTCCGTAACAGCCAGCAGGGGCAACGCTGCGGGTGCTGGTGGGCTCTGGGGCGAGGGCGTCGGGGCAGGGCTGACTGGGGTGGCTGCCTTCAGCTCAGCTGTCTCCGTGATGAGTGGCAGGTCGTCCCCCACCGACACGGCCTCCTCCTTGCGGCCCCGGTGATGGAAGAGGCGGCTGATGAGCTGCTGGTATTGCTTCTTGTGGGTGGGCGGCAGGACAGGGCCGGGGCTCTGCTCCATGGAGCCACGGCGCTTCAGGGGCCGGGGAATCTCCGCCAGCACCCGAGCCACCTCCTTGAACTCGGGCACCTTCTGAGCCTCGGGGGGCAGGACAGGCTGCAGGCGGGTGGGGCTCAAGGGCCGAGCCACCTCCTCCGTCTCTGCTGGCTCGCTGCTCCGCAGGATGCTCTCCAGCTCGGGCTCCGTGTCGCCCCCCACCGGGGCCCCTCGCACGGGCTCCACCGGTGCTTCAAGGGCTGAGGCCCTTCCCGCGGCTGGTAGAGACATGGCAGGTCAGCACACCCAAGTCCTCAACCCCAGTGAGCACCCCCAGAAAAGGGACAGCACCCCCAGACTCAGACCCAGTACAGCACTCCTAACCCTGGGCAGCACCGTGAGATCCAGACTCCAGTCAGCACTCTCAGATTCATGACAGCACCCCTAGACCCAGGGAAGCCAAGGCAGCACCCCAGATCCACAGGGGGAACCAGGGCAGCATCTCTTCCCCAGCCCTAGGCCAGCACCCCCAGGCCCAGACCCCAGTTAGCACTCCTAGACCCAGTCAGCACCCCCCAGGCCAAAACCCCAGTCAGCACCCCCCAGGCCAAGGACAGCATCTCTAGACCCAGGGGAGCCAGGGCAGCACCCCCTTTCCCAGATCCACAGGAGGAACCAGGGCAGCACCCTCAGACCTACACCCCAGTCAGCACCCCCAAACCCCAGTCAGCACCCAGAAGCCCAGACCCCAGGGGAGCACCCCCAGACCCAGGGGGTCCAAGGCAGCACCCCCTTCCCCAGATCCACAGGGGGAACCCGAGCAGTACCCCTTCCCTAGACACTAGGCAGCACCCCAAGACCCAAAGGGGAGCTCCAAAACCTACTCAGTTCCTCCCTTATCCCAACAGCTCGGGGGAGTCCTGgatccactcccagccccctggcccTTGCAATATCCAGCCCCGTTGCTGAGTGCAGAGCAATTCCTCCTGTTtccccccacactctgccccatGGTGCTAGGGGTCTGACCTCACCCCCGCCCCGGGGGAACCAGGAGACCATCAGGCCCTGCAACATCTGCCCCAGGTCTCTCACCTTCAGCCCCCGACGGGGCCGGCCGCAGAGGAGCCTGGGACGGAGGAGacagctgctggagctggggctgcttCTGTGGGGAGCGGAAGAAGATGGGGGagcctggggccccctggggCTGGCCCTTGGCACTGGAGGCTCCGGATGCCCAGAAGGCGTTTTGCAGCTTGAAGATCATGGAGAGGGGCAGAGGCTTGTGGCGTTTCGCCCGCGTGCCCTGCAGGCTGGGGGGCGGCATGGCGATGCGTGAGATGGGCTGCTGGGAGAACTGCCAGTTGCGGGGCAGGGTGCCCGTCTGGCTGGCGGGCGGCAGCCTGCGGAAGGAGCTGTCTGGTCTGCGCTCGCTGGGCAGCAGGGACACTTTGTAATTGCGGGGCAGCGTGGCGCTGTGCATGGCATAAGGCTGGGGGTGCTCGtcctggaggggagagagggggctgTGAGCCAGCCAGGATCAGATGCAGTGCTGAGAacaccccccaccttcccccagcagcacagGGGGACACCCGGCCATAAGTCATTGCAGCTCCCACACCTAGTCAGTACAGCTCTGGCTCCAGGGTCCCACCAGCAGCGGGGCAGGGCCCATGCAGGGCTGCCAGCCACAGGAGCTGCCTGCTGCCAGATGCGGGGCTGCCAGGTTCCCAGCGCAGGGGCGAACTcacaggcccagctggccccaaACCTCTCTCCCGTCACCCCAGATCAGGCCCACTGGTCCAGCTAGCCCCATCCCTGCGCCAGTGGCCCCAGATCAAACTCCTGGCCCAGCTAGCCCCACCCCTGCGCCAGTGGCCCCAGATCAGACCCACAGGCCCAGCTACCCCAGTATCTGGTCTCTGGCAGGGGTCAGCTTGGCCTGATTCAGATGCAGATGAATTCTCTTCACCCCCCAGAGCACACAGGGACTGGTGCTGTGACTCCTTCCTCCCCATGTGGTACCACGCTATGGGCCAGCCCCACTGGCTGCTAGCCCTGCCTGGCCAGCACTTACCTTGCCTTGCCCTGCGACCCCATCCAGGCTCGATTCCCTCCAAGGAGCCAGCTTCAGCCCCGCGGGCACCTGCCTGAGCCCTGTGTGCACATCTCCTCCTGCAGGAAGGCAGCTGGTGAGGTGGGGGGCTCCCATGTTGTCGCAGGGGACAAGCTACACACTGCTTTTCTGTCCTGCTAGGATGGGGGTCTGAGGGGCTCTGTGTGGAAATGGAGCTGGCACCCATCATAGGACAATGCTAGGAGCGACCCCCCCGGTGCTGCCAGCTCCCCCGCGGCCCGCCAGGGACCCCCGGCGCTGCCAGCTCCTCCACAGCCAGGAGCTTCTCAGagactgggagggagagagagaagtctGTTCCTCCCCCCAGGCCCTCCCCATGGACCCTGGGCACTCACTCTCGTAGCCGGCCGAGTGGGATGATTTCTTCTCGTACGCCACGTCCAGGTCTGACTCGTTCCAGCTCCTCTGGGGCCTTCGCCGGATCACCAGGTCATCTGGAGAGAGAGACTCTGAATggtctcaccccacccccagcccccccagcacctgggtcctcagtcctgccctgcccccagcaggggccatgccagccccaggatgggggatgggcaggggagaCCTCACCAGCATGACCCAGAGACCT
Encoded proteins:
- the PPP1R13L gene encoding relA-associated inhibitor isoform X1, which translates into the protein MASEKMHGAQDLLELNFQSLAMKHIDLKQVELDTAAAKVDELSRQLETLWTDSPGQTAGQPKVDRYGASPSHAPEPLGLATSPQLQYARKNLSLESTNSYISYHAETFSPTAACSPPAKALLGHPASPQSPFYLQGEPLERAQSPRPKVLPVSYDSLPLPSPKARAPSPRSLWQAGATERLSFSRPAGRASSPRLPPAPSEASALQMFFPDRALSPRPPHPPPYESHSLFPTGPSSFAPFRAQDDLVIRRRPQRSWNESDLDVAYEKKSSHSAGYERGDVHTGLRQVPAGLKLAPWRESSLDGVAGQGKDEHPQPYAMHSATLPRNYKVSLLPSERRPDSSFRRLPPASQTGTLPRNWQFSQQPISRIAMPPPSLQGTRAKRHKPLPLSMIFKLQNAFWASGASSAKGQPQGAPGSPIFFRSPQKQPQLQQLSPPSQAPLRPAPSGAEAAGRASALEAPVEPVRGAPVGGDTEPELESILRSSEPAETEEVARPLSPTRLQPVLPPEAQKVPEFKEVARVLAEIPRPLKRRGSMEQSPGPVLPPTHKKQYQQLISRLFHHRGRKEEAVSVGDDLPLITETAELKAATPVSPAPTPSPQSPPAPAALPLLAVTESPGTPTPSPGTPTPSPVSAPRSCQPDPSPGTPTPSPGTPTPSPVSAPRSCQPDPSPGTPTPSPGTPTPGPVSAPRSYQPDPSPGTPTPSPGTLTPGPVSAPRSCQPDPCPGTLTPSPEKRSALRKVSSPRRRLGKRVQLNPLVLLLDAALTGELDVVQQAVNELNDPSQPNDEGITALHNAICGANHNIVDFLISVGANVNSMDSHGWTPLHCAASCNDTAICMALIRHGAAIFTTTFSDGSMALEKCDPYREGYSECFNYLADVEQNMGLLNNGVLYALWDYSAEFSDELSFREGEPVTVLRRDSQEELDWWWASLYGQEGYVPKNYFGLFPRVRPQRKKV
- the PPP1R13L gene encoding relA-associated inhibitor isoform X5 gives rise to the protein MASEKMHGAQDLLELNFQSLAMKHIDLKQVELDTAAAKVDELSRQLETLWTDSPGQTAGQPKVDRYGASPSHAPEPLGLATSPQLQYARKNLSLESTNSYISYHAETFSPTAACSPPAKALLGHPASPQSPFYLQGEPLERAQSPRPKVLPVSYDSLPLPSPKARAPSPRSLWQAGATERLSFSRPAGRASSPRLPPAPSEASALQMFFPDRALSPRPPHPPPYESHSLFPTGPSSFAPFRAQDDLVIRRRPQRSWNESDLDVAYEKKSSHSAGYERGDVHTGLRQVPAGLKLAPWRESSLDGVAGQGKDEHPQPYAMHSATLPRNYKVSLLPSERRPDSSFRRLPPASQTGTLPRNWQFSQQPISRIAMPPPSLQGTRAKRHKPLPLSMIFKLQNAFWASGASSAKGQPQGAPGSPIFFRSPQKQPQLQQLSPPSQAPLRPAPSGAEAAGRASALEAPVEPVRGAPVGGDTEPELESILRSSEPAETEEVARPLSPTRLQPVLPPEAQKVPEFKEVARVLAEIPRPLKRRGSMEQSPGPVLPPTHKKQYQQLISRLFHHRGRKEEAVSVGDDLPLITETAELKAATPVSPAPTPSPQSPPAPAALPLLAVTESPGTPTPSPGTPTPSPEKRSALRKVSSPRRRLGKRVQLNPLVLLLDAALTGELDVVQQAVNELNDPSQPNDEGITALHNAICGANHNIVDFLISVGANVNSMDSHGWTPLHCAASCNDTAICMALIRHGAAIFTTTFSDGSMALEKCDPYREGYSECFNYLADVEQNMGLLNNGVLYALWDYSAEFSDELSFREGEPVTVLRRDSQEELDWWWASLYGQEGYVPKNYFGLFPRVRPQRKKV